Genomic window (Streptomyces sp. NBC_01431):
CTCCGCGCTGCCGAACGCGGAACTGCACGCCGCCGACATCGATCCCGCCGCGGTGCGCTGCGCCCGCCGCAACCTGGCGCCGCTCGGCGGGCACGTCTACGAGGGCGACCTGTTCGCCCCCCTCCCGCCGTCGCTGCGCGGCCGGGTCTCCATCCTGGCCGCGAACGTCCCGTACGTACCCTCCGACGAGGTGGGTCTGCTGCCCGCGGAGGCCCGCGAGCACGAGCCGCTGGTCGCCCTGGACGGCGGCTCGGACGGCCTCGACGTCATGCGCCGCGTCGCCCTGGAAGCCCCGCACTGGCTCGCTCCGGGAGGCACGCTGCTCGTGGAGACCAGCGAGCGACAGGTGCCGGGGGCGCTGGAAGCGATGTCAGCGGGCGGCCTGCGGGCCACCCTGGTGACCTCGCAGGAGCTGTACGCGAACGTGGTGACCGGCGCACGCGACTGACCCCCTGCCGGACCCCGTGAGGCCCGTGACGGCCGTCGTACCAGGCACGGAAGGGGCTCCGGACGGCGGCCGTCGCTCCCAGGAGAGCGAGGATCGAGCCGAGGACGTACGGACCTCGCCGACCCTCCTTCCAAATAGCTCTCGCTGCCGACGCTACGCCCGCCAAGAACCCCCCGCGACCCGTGAGCCGACCCGGTGGGGGGCGAGGAACTGCGCGACCAGCCCCGCACGGCCGGTAGCCGAAGGATAGGCCTTTCAGGGGCGCGGGGGAGTGTGCGGCTTAAAGAGCCACAGATCAACTGACGAGTGCCGGGCCTGTCCCGAGATCTGGGAAACCGCTGGTCAGACAGCAAAAGACCCCGGTCAGCGCTCGGGGGAACGCCAACCGGGGCCGGAGGTCAGTCTTTGGACGGGATCACGAAGCCTCTCCGTGCGCTGACCGCTGCACTTGGCAGGGGGCCCTGCACGATCTTCGCGAGTACGGACGCTACGGCATCAGCCTTGATGGGTTTCCGGGTCACAGGATCGGCGATGTCGAACACGCCCCAATCCCCAGCCGCGTTGTTCGGGTCTACCGGCGCGACCACCCAGGAAAGCCCCAGCCGCCTGAGTGTGGCGTCCACCTTGCGGGCCTTTTCCGCGTCCATCGGCTCACCTTCCGTCGTACGTTCCGGGCAGCCTAGCTATTCGCCGTCGCCCCCACCGTGCGTTGCGCAGTTGCCGGGGTTAATCGGCCCGCAGCCTCCCGGTACCGGAGTGTGGGAGCAGTCCGCGGCCACGCCGACAAGGGTCTTGGTCGGGCCCGTCCACAGCTCTGCGTCTACGGTGAACCCTGCTTGCTCGATCAGTGCCACTGTGCGGGTCAGGACGTCCGGATCGTGCCTCTCGGGCCCCGGGCGCTCGGGGAAGTGGTTCACGAAATGCCCCAGCCCCTCACAAAGCTTGGCGTACAACTGCGTGTGGAGGATCAGCGCGTGCCAACCCTCGTCCACCACCTTGGACGGTTGGATGTACACGGTCGGGAACTGCGCTGCCGCAGCAACGTACTTGAGTGCTTCCGTCACGATGCGCTCAGCCGTAGCCTCGTCCATGTCGGGGTTGTTGTCCGTGACCGTTGCGGCCACGCCCTCGAACGCGGCAGGGGTCAGTAATGCGCGTGCGTCTTGCATGTGCGTGCCTCCCTGTTGTGGATGGGAGCCCGCCCCGACCGTTCGAGCTGTCCAAGGTCTATCGGTCGGGGCGGACGCTTGCCCCGCTGTCCGCGTTGGACCTCATATCACGACGCAGACAGCGGGAGTTGAACCCGACCCTCAGCAAGGGCGGGACCGCTGCCACGTCCGCCTGCCATCCGTAGCAGGGGCGGACCGGTGCAAGCCTCACCGAGGGCCGGGGGTCTTAGAGGCGGCCCGTCACGGCCCATACGAGAAGGACGACGGGCAGTGCCCAGCCGATGACGGCCATGAACACACCGGCCACGCGTCCGAGTGAAGTCGCTAACCGAGGGTTCATACCGTCACCCGCGCAACGCGCGCCGGTTGAAGCTGGTCAGTGGGCAGGAGTTCAGCGAAGTCGTCGAAGCTGCGCCGGAAGTGGCGGTGTCCGGTCTGCCGCATGTGATCGCGCATCCAGTCGTCCACTTCATCGGCGCTCAGGTGCTTGCCGGACGTGGCGGTGCAGTATCGCTCTTCGCCGGATACGCATCGTGCGCGGTATTCGGGTTCAACGGTGAGGTCCTGTCTGGTGGTCCACTTCTCGTACCGCAGGATGCTGGGGGTCATCGCTTCCTCTTGTTGGCGCTGAGCGTCGGATCAACGGTTGGCTTGTCTCGGTGACGGGGGCACCGACACGGCGGGTAAGCCATGGAGCCGGGCGGAAGGTCGGCGCCGTCCGCTCCGCCGTCCTTCGCGACCAGGAGCACGCCGTCGACAGCGCGGGCCGACATGAGCCGGGTGAGCGCTTTCCGCGCGCTGCTGCTCACGAGATCAGCCGTTCCAGTGCAGCGAGCACGGTGGGAAGGTCCACGTGGTCCCGGTGGGCGAAGCCGCCGCGTGGTCGCCAGTAGGGCAGCGCCCAGGGGCCGAACACCCTTATGAGCGCCACCAGCTCAGCTGCGTCGGGATGAAGCCCGCGTGCGGGTGCTGTGCTCTCGGCTCC
Coding sequences:
- a CDS encoding putative protein N(5)-glutamine methyltransferase, yielding MAVEALSPSVVIGRLRAAGCVFAEDEAELLLATAEDPAELAAMVERRASGLPLEHVLGWAGFHGLRVAVDPGVFVPRRRTEFLVQQALALTDTTAPVVVVDLCCGSGALGAALASALPNAELHAADIDPAAVRCARRNLAPLGGHVYEGDLFAPLPPSLRGRVSILAANVPYVPSDEVGLLPAEAREHEPLVALDGGSDGLDVMRRVALEAPHWLAPGGTLLVETSERQVPGALEAMSAGGLRATLVTSQELYANVVTGARD
- a CDS encoding glycine-rich domain-containing protein, with translation MQDARALLTPAAFEGVAATVTDNNPDMDEATAERIVTEALKYVAAAAQFPTVYIQPSKVVDEGWHALILHTQLYAKLCEGLGHFVNHFPERPGPERHDPDVLTRTVALIEQAGFTVDAELWTGPTKTLVGVAADCSHTPVPGGCGPINPGNCATHGGGDGE
- a CDS encoding DUF7848 domain-containing protein; translation: MTPSILRYEKWTTRQDLTVEPEYRARCVSGEERYCTATSGKHLSADEVDDWMRDHMRQTGHRHFRRSFDDFAELLPTDQLQPARVARVTV